In the Calditrichota bacterium genome, one interval contains:
- a CDS encoding DUF2200 domain-containing protein, whose amino-acid sequence MTTTPEHDERIAKMTFASVYPHYITKVEKKGRTKAELLQVIEWLTSFDNEKLQQLIDEKATFKTFFAQAKLNPNAELIKGVICGYRIEEIETPLTQQVRYLDKLVDELAKGRKMEKILRQP is encoded by the coding sequence ATGACAACAACACCCGAACATGATGAGCGGATCGCAAAAATGACTTTCGCCTCAGTGTATCCACACTATATCACAAAAGTCGAGAAGAAAGGCCGGACCAAAGCAGAGTTGCTACAGGTGATTGAGTGGCTGACCAGCTTTGATAACGAAAAGCTTCAACAGCTAATTGATGAAAAAGCGACTTTTAAAACATTCTTTGCACAAGCAAAATTAAATCCAAATGCGGAATTGATTAAAGGCGTTATTTGCGGCTACCGCATAGAAGAGATTGAAACACCTTTAACACAACAAGTGAGGTACCTGGACAAGTTGGTTGACGAATTGGCCAAAGGCAGAAAGATGGAAAAAATATTAAGGCAACCTTAA
- a CDS encoding ribose-phosphate pyrophosphokinase, producing MTQTFLHKRKGERGALSISACDSGIDFAERIIKSLNQKIRGEGDIIQIRRTTSREITFGNGEIKSEISENIRGDDHYIVQCFDDPRSEKSINDNLMALFTAVHAAYQSDADSISVVMPQYAYSRQERKKTREGITAKQVAQFLEVSGANRVITLDVHAEAIMGFFTTARMEDLHASRTLLTHFKNNYKTDNLVITAPDVGGAEKARFYSKTMETDLAIVDKARDYSKASTIESMRLVGDVTGKDVLIPDDMISTGGTMVNAAKLLKDKGAGNIYITCSLPFFNGHAEEIMSKAYEEGVITRIIGTDAVMHGKDFLKRNEWYDEVSIAPLFAKVIYHINTKRSVSELLR from the coding sequence ATGACCCAGACATTTCTCCATAAACGAAAAGGTGAACGCGGCGCGCTCAGCATCTCAGCCTGTGATTCCGGGATAGATTTTGCCGAACGGATAATCAAATCCCTTAATCAAAAAATTAGAGGTGAGGGCGATATAATTCAGATTCGCCGGACCACTTCTCGTGAAATCACTTTTGGGAATGGCGAAATTAAAAGTGAAATTTCTGAAAACATACGTGGCGATGACCATTATATCGTTCAGTGTTTTGATGATCCACGATCCGAAAAATCAATAAATGACAATTTGATGGCATTGTTTACAGCTGTCCACGCCGCTTACCAATCCGATGCTGATTCGATTTCTGTCGTAATGCCACAATATGCATATTCGCGCCAGGAACGAAAAAAAACCCGGGAAGGAATCACGGCAAAGCAGGTTGCACAGTTTTTAGAAGTATCCGGTGCAAACCGGGTAATAACTTTGGATGTTCATGCCGAAGCGATTATGGGCTTTTTTACAACTGCACGCATGGAAGATTTGCATGCATCGCGTACACTGTTAACACATTTTAAAAACAATTATAAAACAGATAACTTGGTCATTACAGCCCCGGATGTAGGAGGAGCAGAAAAAGCCCGCTTTTACTCTAAAACCATGGAAACCGATCTTGCGATTGTGGATAAAGCACGCGACTATTCCAAAGCCAGTACAATTGAAAGTATGCGTCTGGTGGGTGATGTAACCGGAAAAGATGTTTTGATACCCGATGACATGATTAGCACAGGTGGTACAATGGTTAATGCGGCAAAATTGCTGAAAGATAAAGGCGCCGGAAATATTTACATAACCTGTTCCCTGCCATTTTTTAACGGGCATGCAGAAGAAATTATGAGCAAGGCTTATGAAGAAGGGGTAATCACCCGAATTATTGGAACAGACGCAGTAATGCATGGTAAGGATTTTCTGAAAAGAAATGAATGGTATGATGAAGTTTCCATAGCACCACTTTTTGCCAAAGTGATTTATCATATCAACACCAAGAGATCTGTGTCGGAGTTATTGAGGTAA
- a CDS encoding 3'(2'),5'-bisphosphate nucleotidase, with amino-acid sequence MEKYLNSAIKAVTAASMICSEIQAQLVSEDSITKKDKSPVTIADYASQAIVCSILNEQFPDIPIVGEEDSGSLKEAENKSLLDKIKSFLGDWHNDQIIDAIDLGNGEANDLFWTLDPIDGTKGFLRGEQYAVALALIKNGEIVLGVLGCPNLDYDDQNQGTLLYATKGDGSVACNFSMDSSRDINVSNQNPDEKVRFLESVETGHANHGAQAKIIDAFGERKDSVRVDSQVKYAVLAQGKAEVYLRLPKPEMPDYREKIWDHAAGVIIVEEAGGIISDINGNPLDFSQGKKLKNNRGVIGTNGQFHDMVLENVN; translated from the coding sequence ATGGAAAAATATCTAAACAGTGCTATTAAAGCGGTTACAGCCGCCTCAATGATTTGCAGCGAAATTCAGGCGCAGCTTGTTAGCGAAGACAGCATCACAAAAAAAGATAAAAGCCCGGTAACAATTGCAGATTATGCATCTCAGGCAATTGTGTGCAGCATATTAAATGAACAATTTCCGGATATCCCAATTGTTGGCGAAGAAGATTCCGGCTCATTAAAAGAAGCAGAAAACAAATCACTGTTAGATAAAATTAAATCGTTTTTAGGCGATTGGCATAACGATCAGATAATTGATGCCATCGATTTAGGTAACGGGGAAGCCAATGATCTGTTTTGGACTTTGGATCCTATTGACGGCACTAAAGGATTTTTGCGTGGCGAACAATATGCGGTGGCATTGGCCCTAATTAAAAATGGTGAAATTGTTCTTGGCGTGTTGGGCTGCCCAAACCTTGATTATGATGATCAAAACCAAGGCACACTTTTATATGCCACAAAAGGAGACGGTTCAGTAGCTTGCAATTTCTCCATGGACAGTTCACGCGATATAAATGTCTCCAATCAAAACCCGGATGAAAAAGTACGCTTTCTGGAAAGTGTGGAAACCGGACATGCCAACCATGGTGCACAAGCTAAAATAATTGATGCCTTTGGAGAGCGCAAAGATTCGGTACGTGTAGACAGCCAGGTAAAATATGCCGTTCTGGCCCAAGGCAAAGCAGAAGTTTATTTGAGGCTGCCAAAGCCGGAAATGCCCGATTATCGTGAAAAGATATGGGACCATGCGGCCGGCGTAATAATTGTAGAAGAAGCAGGTGGAATTATCAGCGATATAAATGGCAATCCACTGGATTTTAGCCAGGGAAAAAAACTAAAAAATAACCGTGGCGTGATTGGCACAAATGGTCAATTCCACGACATGGTTTTGGAAAATGTAAATTAA
- the blaOXA gene encoding class D beta-lactamase: protein MKKVFLLLFVSNLFSIAAERSKAISPDQIAAVFKKYNATGTFALYDLNAGNFTIHNPSRADSAAIPASTFKIFNSLVILEEGVVKDENETFKWDGKKKFLKNWESDHNLSSAIEHSAVWFYQECARRIGEERMQFWIDSVGYGNRNISGGIDRFWLDGGIRITPKQQIELLKKLYLNQLPFSQRSMDIVKEITIRKKKEDYTLHAKTGWAIRFNPQIGWYVGWLEKDDNVFFFAMNIDIRNNEDGKKRRKITFEIFGLD from the coding sequence ATGAAAAAGGTTTTTCTTTTACTCTTTGTAAGTAATCTTTTTAGCATAGCAGCAGAAAGATCAAAAGCCATTAGTCCGGATCAAATAGCTGCTGTTTTTAAAAAATACAACGCCACAGGAACTTTTGCCTTGTACGATCTAAACGCCGGTAATTTTACAATCCATAATCCATCCCGGGCAGATAGTGCTGCAATCCCTGCTTCAACATTTAAAATTTTCAACTCCCTCGTTATTCTGGAAGAAGGAGTTGTTAAAGATGAAAATGAAACTTTTAAGTGGGATGGCAAAAAAAAGTTTTTAAAAAATTGGGAAAGTGACCACAATCTTAGCAGTGCCATTGAGCATTCTGCTGTTTGGTTTTACCAGGAATGTGCCCGCCGTATTGGTGAAGAGAGAATGCAGTTTTGGATTGATAGTGTGGGTTATGGCAACCGGAATATTTCCGGTGGTATAGACCGCTTTTGGCTGGATGGCGGCATTCGTATTACGCCAAAACAACAAATTGAACTTTTAAAAAAATTATACCTTAACCAACTTCCTTTTTCTCAAAGGTCGATGGATATTGTAAAAGAAATTACAATCCGCAAGAAAAAAGAGGATTATACACTACATGCAAAAACGGGTTGGGCGATTCGTTTTAATCCACAAATTGGCTGGTATGTGGGCTGGCTGGAAAAAGATGACAACGTTTTCTTTTTTGCCATGAATATTGATATTAGAAATAATGAAGATGGAAAGAAGCGCCGCAAAATTACTTTTGAGATTTTTGGACTGGATTAA
- a CDS encoding alpha-2-macroglobulin family protein, giving the protein MRNSIKSILAFLSIIFFLFISCEKTDTAKISEEIDMETAKTISHLPLEVMEPDGLIKIRFVNPVVDEKKIGASDLEDVFEFDPAIEGALSWQDKRTLVLKPTSGLIAHENYSGSIVLENVDADKFKGMEPVNFEFRVAGQELTSFDGDFELAEKGNPKKVYYAGTINFALNADPKVIGQYLIIKKGGVKVGVKVEAGSGTNQITFKTDIITRNNIEKNFRIELINEELKLPSAFFREIKLAALQDLRINNIKKDESGGQPRVKIDFSDELDREQNIDGFISIEPKIDFTFRKMGKSVLINAPFEYGKTYTFDVQKGIASKWATKTKTLFHEIITFEDLLPEIKFSKSGVFLPSTNLQKVAFMSVNVRRVEISVTQVFENNIGQFLQEGNLDGNKNRNNRFWGIERVGVTLATQDLEIGDTKNRWLQHEVDLSNLIKPTMKGLFILSLRFERNDMIWDSNANSEYSSYRNRRNRYGDPGSYYYINNKGRIFKPVILSDIGLTYKKLDGKAIVYATNLLNTDPLENVKIRLRTYQNQVIAERVTNNSGIAEFEKTDKTVFYIEGERDGQQSIIKINEMAWNISNFDVSGKQRSSGGINAFTFTERGVYRPGDTVNVSIIVRNKSGTFPDDHPVTMKIKNPLDQLVHTKTLKKAKDGFYSFRFNTSPQDPTGNYNAQFSTGGANFAHTVKIETVVPERLKIKLETSPEKITFEQRKLNLDIQTNYLFGNPAANLETNVNVTVRDVPVSFAKYPGFTFKAAHTSFQEIDQNVSRKKLDANGHLNINWKAPDFSKAPGLLRASFNVKVFEKGGRFAQKDISVPIEPFKYFVGAQKPDLKWGYARIGRDIEIPVILVNNEGQSVSGKPLRYKIYRNERYWWWEYNSRDQYRMRYKSDSSTDLEKEGQLISGTMPTILTYKPEESGQYLVEVYDDSPGGHVTSFFISAYRWGENPEQQKNAGTLVLKTDKEKYAPGDEAVVTFPVPEKGAALVTVEKGRDVLTSTWHKLEKGKNELSINISVTEKMLPTAYVSVSVIQPHSETTNDRPIRTYGVVPLNVADPATEQEVFIKMGDELETGKPFEVEIQTADKNQTQFTVAVVDEGLLQLTRFKTPEPWKHFYSKERLGVLTYDLYGHILGANHGDIFRTFSIGGGMEMDKMSAEEDEDKTAKRFKAVSMFEGPLQTDRNGHAKVSFKMPDYIGAVRVMVVAANNARYGNTEKTVPVKSDLMLMPTLPRVLGPEDEISVPVTVFPMRENLGDTKVTLEVDGPIEVMGAISQQLNFAKPEDKDLLFKIKAKAGVGIAAIKITAKSSRASAEYETEIQVRTSSDMEYLTEEKTVKPGDKLTMNIPGNGIAGSNQATLTIRRTKDLNFGKRLYRLIRYPYGCIEQTTSSIFPQLYLEKFIPKSSLAKKDIDDNINKGIKRLRKFKLPSGAFGYWPGAKTPSMWGTNYAGHFMIEAKRKGYHVPDDLMNDWIKFQKSQALLTSGNIKTRIYRLYLLALAGEPIIGPMNLIRESSLSALKDVERWMLASAYKLAGVESEANTILKSTGFFVKLYREFSGTYGSSDRDKAMILDQVVQFQQYERANKLVDELATLLRSKSWLSTQESAFILLAMGKYLNATSTDDQKPISGKVTLPTGEKVAFNFEGATFDLPVEEGFGDNLSIELDNSTKAKRVFAILNWSGQPLKSTQKDESKNLELDIQWLDESGRVINPANVKQGTTFWGRYSVKVQNSRLTVEELALTQILPAGWEIENLRLNQSDLPSWTRNYKLKKAEYEDIRDDRISWFFDQRGYEKQKDFLVKINAVTVGEFFLPGATFNAMYDNEYRATKSGKTVVVTGR; this is encoded by the coding sequence ATGCGCAATTCTATTAAATCCATCCTGGCATTTTTAAGTATTATTTTTTTCTTGTTTATCTCCTGCGAAAAAACAGACACGGCAAAAATCTCTGAAGAAATTGATATGGAGACAGCAAAAACAATCAGCCATTTACCGCTGGAGGTGATGGAGCCAGATGGGTTAATTAAAATCCGTTTTGTAAACCCAGTGGTTGATGAGAAAAAAATTGGTGCGTCCGATCTTGAAGATGTCTTTGAATTTGACCCTGCTATTGAGGGTGCTTTATCCTGGCAAGATAAGAGGACTTTGGTTTTGAAGCCCACATCCGGGTTAATTGCACATGAAAACTATAGCGGCTCAATTGTCCTGGAAAATGTGGATGCCGATAAGTTTAAAGGAATGGAGCCGGTAAATTTTGAGTTTCGCGTTGCCGGCCAGGAATTGACTTCGTTTGATGGTGATTTTGAGCTGGCAGAAAAAGGCAATCCTAAAAAAGTTTATTATGCCGGAACAATAAATTTCGCATTAAATGCAGATCCTAAAGTGATTGGACAATATTTAATTATTAAAAAAGGAGGCGTCAAAGTTGGGGTTAAAGTTGAAGCCGGATCAGGAACAAACCAAATCACTTTTAAAACGGATATAATTACCCGCAATAACATTGAAAAGAATTTTAGAATAGAGTTAATAAACGAGGAACTTAAGCTGCCTTCAGCTTTTTTTAGGGAAATTAAATTAGCCGCTCTTCAGGATTTAAGAATCAACAATATTAAAAAGGATGAAAGCGGTGGACAGCCCCGCGTAAAAATTGATTTTTCTGATGAGTTGGACAGAGAGCAAAATATTGATGGTTTTATTTCGATTGAACCAAAAATTGATTTCACCTTTCGCAAAATGGGAAAATCAGTTCTAATCAATGCGCCTTTTGAATATGGCAAAACATACACTTTTGATGTACAGAAAGGAATCGCCAGCAAATGGGCCACAAAAACCAAAACACTTTTTCATGAAATCATTACTTTTGAAGATTTACTGCCGGAAATCAAATTCTCCAAAAGCGGCGTTTTCCTGCCATCTACTAATCTACAAAAAGTTGCTTTTATGTCTGTGAACGTACGACGGGTAGAAATAAGTGTAACCCAGGTTTTCGAAAATAATATTGGACAATTTCTGCAAGAGGGCAATCTTGATGGTAATAAAAATCGAAATAATCGGTTTTGGGGTATCGAACGTGTTGGTGTAACACTTGCCACGCAAGATTTGGAAATCGGAGATACAAAAAATCGCTGGCTGCAACACGAAGTTGATTTGAGTAATCTTATCAAACCTACTATGAAAGGTTTATTCATCCTTTCACTGCGATTTGAACGAAATGATATGATTTGGGACAGCAATGCAAACAGCGAATATTCCTCTTACAGAAACCGCCGTAACCGCTATGGTGATCCAGGATCCTATTATTATATAAACAATAAAGGGCGCATTTTTAAGCCGGTTATTTTATCAGATATTGGCCTGACCTATAAAAAGCTGGATGGAAAAGCCATTGTTTATGCTACAAACCTGTTAAACACAGATCCGCTGGAAAATGTAAAAATCAGACTACGTACCTATCAAAACCAGGTAATTGCTGAACGAGTGACAAACAACAGTGGTATTGCCGAATTTGAAAAGACAGACAAGACAGTTTTTTATATCGAAGGCGAACGCGACGGGCAACAGAGCATAATTAAAATTAATGAAATGGCATGGAATATTTCCAATTTTGATGTGAGTGGAAAACAAAGAAGCAGTGGCGGGATAAATGCTTTTACATTTACAGAACGGGGTGTTTACAGGCCGGGTGATACTGTAAATGTTTCAATTATTGTGCGTAATAAATCCGGCACTTTTCCGGATGACCATCCCGTAACAATGAAAATTAAAAATCCTTTAGACCAGCTTGTCCATACAAAAACCCTTAAAAAGGCCAAAGATGGATTCTATTCTTTCCGTTTTAATACAAGCCCGCAAGACCCAACAGGGAATTATAATGCTCAGTTTTCCACGGGTGGTGCTAACTTTGCGCATACTGTAAAAATTGAAACAGTTGTACCCGAGCGACTGAAAATAAAACTGGAAACATCCCCAGAGAAAATAACTTTTGAACAAAGGAAACTGAATCTGGATATTCAGACAAATTACCTGTTTGGCAATCCTGCTGCAAACCTGGAAACAAATGTCAACGTTACTGTTCGTGATGTGCCGGTTTCATTTGCAAAGTATCCTGGATTTACTTTTAAGGCCGCACATACATCTTTCCAGGAAATTGATCAAAATGTTTCGCGCAAAAAGCTGGATGCGAACGGCCATTTAAACATCAACTGGAAGGCGCCCGATTTTAGCAAAGCACCTGGCCTGTTGAGAGCAAGTTTTAATGTAAAGGTTTTTGAAAAAGGCGGACGGTTTGCACAAAAAGACATCAGTGTTCCCATAGAGCCTTTCAAATATTTTGTAGGAGCCCAAAAGCCGGATTTAAAATGGGGTTATGCCCGAATAGGCAGAGATATAGAAATTCCTGTCATCCTTGTAAATAATGAAGGACAAAGTGTTTCCGGCAAACCATTGAGATACAAAATCTACAGAAATGAACGTTATTGGTGGTGGGAATACAACAGCCGCGATCAATACCGTATGCGTTATAAGTCCGACAGCAGCACCGATCTTGAAAAAGAAGGTCAGCTTATCTCCGGTACGATGCCAACCATTTTAACCTATAAACCCGAAGAGAGCGGGCAGTATTTGGTTGAAGTTTATGATGATTCTCCCGGCGGACATGTAACATCATTTTTTATTAGCGCCTATCGTTGGGGCGAAAATCCTGAACAACAGAAAAATGCCGGTACGCTTGTTTTAAAAACGGACAAAGAAAAATATGCACCGGGCGATGAAGCGGTGGTCACATTTCCTGTGCCGGAAAAAGGTGCAGCTTTGGTGACAGTTGAAAAAGGGCGTGACGTTTTGACAAGTACATGGCATAAATTGGAAAAAGGAAAAAATGAGCTGAGTATAAATATTTCTGTTACAGAAAAAATGCTGCCTACAGCTTACGTCTCGGTCTCGGTAATCCAGCCGCATAGCGAAACGACCAATGACCGGCCAATCCGCACATACGGCGTTGTTCCCTTAAATGTGGCCGATCCTGCAACAGAACAGGAAGTTTTTATCAAGATGGGTGACGAGCTGGAAACAGGCAAACCTTTTGAGGTAGAAATCCAGACAGCAGATAAAAACCAAACCCAATTTACTGTGGCAGTGGTTGATGAAGGTTTGCTGCAACTTACCCGCTTTAAAACACCTGAGCCCTGGAAACATTTTTACAGCAAAGAGCGGCTTGGCGTTTTGACCTATGACTTATATGGCCATATTCTCGGTGCCAACCATGGTGATATTTTCCGTACTTTTTCCATTGGTGGTGGCATGGAAATGGATAAAATGAGTGCTGAGGAAGATGAAGATAAAACAGCTAAGCGTTTTAAAGCCGTCTCAATGTTTGAGGGACCGTTGCAAACAGACAGAAACGGTCATGCAAAAGTAAGTTTTAAAATGCCGGATTATATCGGGGCAGTGCGGGTGATGGTTGTTGCAGCAAATAACGCACGTTATGGTAACACAGAAAAAACTGTTCCGGTTAAATCGGATCTTATGCTGATGCCAACACTTCCCCGTGTTCTTGGCCCGGAAGATGAAATCAGTGTTCCGGTAACTGTTTTTCCCATGAGGGAAAACCTGGGAGATACAAAAGTGACGCTGGAAGTGGATGGCCCGATCGAAGTAATGGGAGCAATTAGCCAGCAATTAAACTTTGCAAAACCTGAAGACAAAGACCTGCTTTTCAAGATTAAGGCAAAGGCCGGAGTCGGTATTGCCGCAATCAAAATAACGGCAAAGTCGTCCAGGGCCAGTGCAGAATATGAAACAGAAATCCAGGTTCGTACATCATCGGATATGGAATATTTGACTGAGGAAAAGACCGTTAAACCCGGTGATAAACTGACTATGAATATCCCTGGAAATGGCATCGCCGGAAGCAACCAGGCAACTCTTACAATCCGCCGTACCAAAGATTTGAATTTTGGCAAACGCTTGTACCGCCTGATCCGCTACCCTTATGGCTGTATTGAGCAGACCACATCATCGATCTTTCCGCAATTATATCTTGAAAAGTTCATACCAAAATCATCCCTTGCAAAAAAAGATATTGATGATAATATCAACAAGGGCATTAAAAGGCTACGCAAGTTTAAGCTACCGTCGGGTGCATTTGGCTATTGGCCAGGTGCCAAAACACCAAGCATGTGGGGTACAAATTATGCGGGTCATTTTATGATTGAAGCCAAACGCAAGGGGTATCATGTGCCGGATGATTTGATGAATGACTGGATAAAGTTTCAGAAATCGCAGGCTTTGCTTACATCAGGAAATATAAAAACCCGTATTTACAGATTGTACCTTCTTGCGCTTGCAGGTGAGCCCATTATAGGCCCAATGAACCTGATTCGTGAATCCAGTTTATCTGCACTTAAAGATGTTGAGCGTTGGATGCTGGCCTCGGCATATAAATTGGCGGGCGTTGAAAGTGAAGCAAATACAATCCTGAAATCTACAGGATTTTTTGTAAAGCTTTACCGTGAATTTTCCGGGACGTATGGTTCCAGTGATCGAGACAAAGCGATGATTCTGGATCAGGTAGTTCAGTTTCAGCAATATGAAAGGGCTAATAAACTGGTAGATGAACTGGCAACTTTATTAAGGTCAAAGTCGTGGCTTTCTACCCAGGAGAGTGCATTTATTTTACTTGCCATGGGCAAATATTTAAATGCAACAAGCACCGACGATCAAAAACCAATTTCTGGAAAAGTTACGCTGCCAACTGGTGAAAAGGTAGCTTTCAATTTTGAGGGGGCAACATTTGATTTGCCGGTTGAAGAAGGATTTGGTGATAATCTTTCTATCGAGTTGGACAATTCGACTAAGGCCAAACGTGTTTTTGCAATATTAAACTGGAGTGGACAGCCTTTAAAAAGCACTCAGAAGGATGAATCGAAAAACCTGGAACTTGACATTCAATGGTTGGATGAATCTGGCAGAGTTATAAACCCGGCAAATGTAAAACAGGGTACAACTTTTTGGGGGCGTTATAGTGTAAAAGTGCAAAACAGCCGTTTGACTGTAGAAGAATTAGCCTTGACCCAAATTCTCCCTGCCGGCTGGGAAATTGAAAACCTGCGTCTCAATCAATCGGATCTGCCATCTTGGACCAGAAATTATAAACTAAAAAAAGCGGAATATGAAGATATTCGTGATGACCGGATTAGCTGGTTTTTCGATCAGCGAGGGTATGAAAAACAAAAAGATTTTCTGGTAAAAATAAATGCTGTTACCGTTGGTGAATTTTTCTTGCCGGGTGCAACTTTCAACGCCATGTATGACAATGAATACCGGGCAACCAAATCCGGCAAAACGGTTGTTGTGACTGGAAGGTAA
- a CDS encoding tetratricopeptide repeat protein, protein MGKNNKSDIAKDFFEKGFILQNNGHLDRAAHFYRRSIEFYPSAKAYTYLGWVLSLKGLYDKAIEECKHAIDLDPSYGNPYNDIGAYLLQQNKFDEAMDWLKKALDAPNYKNYCYPWLNLGRVYEFKGHWDEALKCYKMAIQENDNYTPAEQALQSLLAKHN, encoded by the coding sequence ATGGGCAAAAACAACAAATCAGACATAGCCAAAGATTTTTTTGAAAAAGGTTTTATTCTGCAAAACAACGGTCATCTGGATCGTGCTGCCCATTTTTACAGACGCTCAATTGAATTTTATCCATCAGCAAAAGCTTATACTTATCTGGGTTGGGTTCTAAGTTTAAAAGGTCTTTACGATAAGGCCATCGAAGAATGTAAGCATGCCATCGATCTTGACCCGAGTTATGGCAATCCATATAACGATATTGGTGCCTACCTGCTGCAGCAAAATAAATTTGATGAAGCGATGGATTGGCTAAAGAAAGCACTTGATGCACCAAATTATAAAAATTATTGTTATCCCTGGCTAAACCTTGGCCGCGTGTATGAATTTAAGGGCCATTGGGATGAAGCTTTAAAATGTTATAAAATGGCTATTCAGGAAAATGACAATTACACTCCAGCCGAACAGGCACTACAATCACTACTTGCGAAACACAATTAA
- a CDS encoding class I SAM-dependent methyltransferase translates to MIGTFKANTVDKYLRPIRQQITELVEPNSTVVEFGCGNGDLLFNLSGKIHTGIGLDISEPLIAYCAKRKKKEGINNLEFEIKDLSKEFLPETKIDYSIASLFFHVLPWTETKELLKRIIGTSKTIIVCGFSKPENRRQNTLLWLDQRFTGHYHNYNSYKKNGFTEGLINSIENIQYTKIDTFDPLIKIYKIEIIK, encoded by the coding sequence ATGATAGGAACATTTAAAGCAAATACGGTAGACAAATACTTACGTCCTATACGTCAGCAAATTACAGAACTTGTTGAGCCAAATTCAACTGTGGTAGAGTTTGGATGTGGAAATGGCGATTTACTTTTTAATCTATCAGGAAAAATTCACACAGGGATTGGCCTGGATATATCGGAACCATTGATTGCATATTGCGCTAAACGTAAAAAAAAAGAGGGTATTAACAATCTTGAATTTGAAATAAAAGATTTATCAAAAGAGTTTTTACCTGAAACAAAAATTGATTATTCAATAGCAAGTCTGTTTTTCCATGTACTGCCATGGACCGAAACAAAGGAATTATTAAAAAGAATTATTGGTACTTCAAAAACAATTATTGTGTGTGGATTTTCAAAACCTGAAAATCGCAGACAGAACACACTGCTGTGGTTGGACCAAAGGTTTACAGGACATTACCATAATTATAATAGTTATAAAAAAAATGGCTTCACTGAAGGGTTAATAAATTCCATTGAAAATATTCAGTACACCAAAATTGACACTTTCGATCCCCTTATTAAAATTTACAAAATTGAAATAATAAAATAA
- a CDS encoding inositol monophosphatase, with translation MTNFLETAKTAAIEAGKILTGNFGKVQQSEIRKKSSVDFLSFVDESSEKKIIEIIRSAFPKHEILAEESGTDALKNSYRWIIDPLDGTTNYLHNIPVFAVSIGLEFDDEIICGVVYNPITNEMFWAEKGQGAFFNGKPIRVSQTETLTESFIATGFPFKNKHILKEYLEVFAGIFEQSIGARRLGAAAIDLAYIASGKFDGYWEIGLKPWDMAAGSILIKEAGGTITDFWNKPYYMNSSYVLASNTKIHENLGEIIRRSFPFFKTI, from the coding sequence ATGACCAATTTTCTCGAGACAGCCAAAACAGCAGCCATAGAAGCCGGAAAAATATTAACTGGAAACTTTGGCAAAGTTCAGCAAAGTGAGATTCGCAAAAAATCCTCCGTCGATTTCCTAAGTTTTGTTGATGAAAGCTCTGAAAAGAAAATTATTGAAATAATCCGGTCGGCTTTTCCCAAGCATGAAATACTTGCTGAGGAGAGCGGAACAGATGCGCTAAAAAATTCTTATCGCTGGATTATTGATCCTTTGGATGGTACAACAAATTACTTGCATAATATCCCGGTTTTTGCGGTTTCAATTGGCCTGGAATTTGATGATGAAATAATTTGTGGTGTTGTCTATAACCCAATCACAAATGAAATGTTTTGGGCCGAAAAAGGACAAGGAGCATTTTTTAATGGTAAGCCAATCCGGGTTTCACAGACAGAAACTTTAACGGAAAGTTTTATTGCAACGGGATTTCCATTTAAAAATAAACACATTTTAAAAGAATATCTTGAAGTCTTTGCAGGGATTTTTGAACAAAGCATTGGAGCAAGACGGCTTGGTGCAGCTGCAATAGATCTGGCTTATATCGCCAGTGGCAAATTTGACGGCTATTGGGAAATTGGTTTAAAACCATGGGATATGGCGGCAGGTTCAATTTTAATAAAAGAAGCCGGCGGTACAATCACAGATTTTTGGAATAAGCCTTATTATATGAACAGCTCTTACGTTCTTGCATCAAATACAAAAATACATGAAAATTTAGGTGAAATTATTCGCCGCAGTTTTCCGTTTTTTAAAACAATTTAA